DNA sequence from the Caldicellulosiruptoraceae bacterium PP1 genome:
AGTTGGATTTATTGGACCAAATGGTGCAGGTAAATCTACTACAATTAAGATGATTGTCGGGCTAATACGAGCAACATCTGGTAACATTAAAGTTTTTGGTCATAATATTGAAGAAAACAGGATAGAAGCTTTAAAAAACATTGGTTGTATAGTTGAAAATCCAGAGTTATATGAATATATGAGCGGTTGGGATAATATATTGCAATTTGCACGTATTTTTGAGATTAAAGATACTGAAAAATTGAAGGAAATAGTTGACTTTGTGGGTTTAAAAGATGCTATTAATAGAAAAGTAAAGACATATTCACTTGGTATGAAGCAAAGACTTGCTTTAGCAGTTTCGCTAGTTTCTTCACCCAAATTTTTGATATTAGATGAGCCAACTAATGGGCTTGACCCAAGTGGAATTATCGAATTCAGAAATCTATTAAAGAAATTAGCA
Encoded proteins:
- a CDS encoding ABC transporter ATP-binding protein; translation: MGVVLELENVKKNYGKKEAVRGISFIIKEGEIVGFIGPNGAGKSTTIKMIVGLIRATSGNIKVFGHNIEENRIEALKNIGCIVENPELYEYMSGWDNILQFARIFEIKDTEKLKEIVDFVGLKDAINRKVKTYSLGMKQRLALAVSLVSSPKFLILDEPTNGLDPSGIIEFRNLLKKLA